In the Alteromonas sp. M12 genome, one interval contains:
- a CDS encoding TlpA disulfide reductase family protein yields the protein MFSRIILLLIVVFSLNINAKTVLELGDIPPDFLGKDNNGDIVSLKDHKGKIVVISFWASWCSPCIKELPILENIQNKVGIDKVKVIAVNFKEDRKKYNKVKKLLSSLNLTLTHDKRGAIGKKFGVEAIPNLFIVGKNGELVFHEIGYGDASIDKIVEVLNQQLSSSLAV from the coding sequence CGTTGTTTTTTCTCTAAATATTAATGCTAAAACAGTATTAGAGTTGGGGGATATACCACCAGATTTTTTGGGTAAAGATAACAATGGTGACATTGTTAGCTTGAAGGATCATAAAGGTAAAATTGTGGTTATATCTTTTTGGGCATCTTGGTGTTCACCTTGTATCAAGGAGCTTCCAATCTTAGAAAATATTCAAAATAAAGTGGGTATAGATAAAGTCAAAGTGATAGCCGTTAATTTTAAGGAAGATCGTAAAAAATATAACAAGGTTAAAAAGTTACTTTCTTCACTAAACTTAACGTTAACTCATGATAAACGAGGTGCCATAGGTAAGAAATTTGGTGTTGAAGCAATTCCTAACTTATTTATCGTAGGCAAAAATGGAGAGCTTGTTTTTCATGAAATAGGTTATGGTGATGCGTCTATAGATAAAATTGTTGAAGTGCTAAACCAGCAACTTTCAAGCTCGCTAGCGGTTTAA